From a single Larimichthys crocea isolate SSNF chromosome XIII, L_crocea_2.0, whole genome shotgun sequence genomic region:
- the srfbp1 gene encoding serum response factor-binding protein 1, giving the protein MIYVMDEVEKMVLPAEEKEKKEEEKPEEEEEEEEEDDAGDEEEEEKDSDDEEQEGGDGEKKEGDAMPPAAEKIEKPKEKKQSGGLNLNNEVVKMRKEVKRVRALIIRKLTRQMGALKKKKGKETEIERNQRRADRLLEEIHAMKVLSPDLVTKTALQKKLNFEQECKNPKSTISDRAIARIATHPQFNKKIEDIKAAVKAFKDERMKGVKQGEKDKVKNKAGNVTPQSPDKNRERISEKKEDIPEEPKEIVDDEEGDGILKDTTDAAVAEPEKETENTTHSADTADSQTKEKHENVTAASVKSSEEKDIVKNKPLSKDAEKIPDLKPAPEVFHKKKDKEESDLESSDDEEKEYFDDSTEERFRKQSSQSEESDDDDFFVGKVSKFKKKKKQKSVEGEKGHEKKEGPTDQVQSQLDELESRLKSKALQSVFCSSLSASKPGGGRGAGRGRGGDKFRGQGKPRGGGGGGGLNRDFSKQSKFQRDDRETERNSGSKFSKSKSSETGFPSVGRGRGRGRGNDIRQKDRRGGGVFSHQAPQQALHPSWEASKKRKEQQGQILAFQGKKIKFDDDD; this is encoded by the exons ATGATATATGTCATGGACGAGGTAGAGAAAATGGTGCTACCTgctgaggaaaaggaaaagaaagaagaggaaaaaccagaagaagaagaggaggaagaagaagaggatgatgctggagatgaggaggaagaagagaaagacagcGATGACGAAGAACAGGAAGGTGGAGATGGTGAGAAAAAGGAAGGAGACGCGATGCCACCTGCCGCAGAGAAAATCGAGAAGCccaaagagaaaaagcagagcGGGGGTCTGAACCTCAACAACGAGGTGGTGAAGATgaggaaggaggtgaagagggtGAGGGCTTTGATCATCAGGAAGCTCACGCGACAGATGGGTGCcctcaagaagaagaaggggaaagaGACGGAAATTGAGAGGAATCAGAGGAGAGCTGACAGACTGTTGGAGGAGATCCACGCCATGAAGGTCCTCTCACCTGACCTG GTAACCAAGACAGCCTTGCAGAAGAAGCTCAACTTTGAACAGGAGTGCAAAAACCCCAAATCTACTATTTCTGACCGGGCCATAGCACGTATCGCCACCCACCCGCAGTTCAACAAGAAGATTGAGGACATCAAAGCTGCCGTGAAAGCCTTTAAAGATGAGCGGATGAAGGGTGTGAAGCAGGGAGAGAAGGAcaaggtaaaaaataaagctggaaATGTGACTCCACAGTCACCAGACAAAAATAGGGAAAGAATAAGTGAGAAGAAAGAGGACATTCCAGAGGAGCCAAAGGAAATCGTAGATGATGAGGAAGGGGATGGTATCCTTAAAGACACTACAGATGCAGCTGTTGCTGAACCTGAAAAGGAAACAGAGAACACAACTCATTCAGCCGATACAGCCGATagtcaaacaaaagaaaagcatgaaaatGTAACAGCAGCGTCAGTAAAAAGTAGCGAAGAAAAGGAcattgtgaaaaataaaccCTTGAGTAAAGACGCAGAAAAGATTCCTGATCTTAAGCCTGCACCTGAAGTGTttcacaaaaagaaagacaaggagGAGAGTGATTTAGAGTCATCGgatgatgaagagaaagagtACTTCGATGACAGCACAGAGGAACGCTTTCGCAAGCAGTCCTCGCAGTCTGAGGAGAGCGACGACGACGACTTCTTCGTTGgaaaagtgagcaaattcaagaagaagaagaagcagaaaagtgTAGAAGGGGAGAAGggacatgaaaagaaagaggggcCAACAGACCAGGTCCAGAGTCAACTCGACGAGCTGGAGTCCAGGCTGAAGTCTAAAGCGCTTCAGTCTGTATTTTGTTCTTCGCTCTCTGCGTCCAAACCTGGTGGGGGCAGAGGtgcaggcagaggaagaggtgggGATAAATTTAGGGGCCAGGGGAAACcaagaggtggtggtggtggtggtggtttaaATAGAGATTTCAGTAAACAATCCAAGTTCCAAAGGGATGACCGAGAAACCGAAAGAAATTCAGGGTCCAAGTTCAGCAAGTCAAAGTCGTCAGAGACGGGTTTTCCCTCCGTCGGTAGAGGGAGGGGGCGAGGCAGAGGTAATGATATTAGGCAAAAGGATCGCAGGGGTGGAGGTGTCTTTTCCCATCAGGCACCACAGCAGGCACTGCATCCATCCTGGGAGGCCAGTAAGAAAAGGAAGGAGCAGCAAGGACAAATCCTGGCCTTTCAGGGGAAGAAGATTAAGTTTGACGATGATGActga